The nucleotide window TGGGCCACGTAGGGGCGGTGCTCCTGGTGCTGGCCGGCGTCGGTGAAGTAGACGCCGTAGGCGTCGATGCTGCCGCCCTCCCCGGCGAAGCCGAGGTCGGGGCAGATGCGCACGTCCCCGCCGAGGCTGACCACGACGTGCTTGAGCACGCCGCGGCCCTGGACCTGGACGCGGTGGTTGGAGGCGTGGACGGCGACGTCCTGCCAGCCCTGGACGGTGACCAGGGTGAGCTCGGCGCCGTCGGCCACGGTGATCTCCACGCCCTGGGTCAGGGCGGCGGTGCCGGTGTGGTCCAGGATGACGGTGCCCCGCGAGCCGGCCTCGGCGATGACCCGGAGGTGCTGGGCGGTGGGGTGGGCCAGCTCCTCGTCACCGCCCACGATGCTCAGCCGGGCGGCGCGCTCCAGGACGGCGCCCGGGGCCAGGGTGAGCACGGTGGCGGTGGTGAAGGCGGCCCAGGCGGTCACGCCGGTGCGGTCCACCGGGGCGCCGACCACGCCCAGGCGGGGGTCCTGGCGCTCGACGGTCTCCAGGGCGGCGCCCTGGGGCAGGTCGGCCTCGATGCTCAGCGGCTCGGCGTCGCGCGGGGCGCTGAGGGCCTCGAGGTCGAACAGGGGGGCGAAGCGCTTCATGGGGGTGAAGCGCCACTCCTCCTCCTTGCCTCGGGGCACGGGGATGTCGGCGGGGTCGAAGGAGGTGGGGCGGTCGGCGCGCGAGGAGACGTAGCGCGGGCCGCCGTGGGAGTGGGCGCCCTCCAGCGCGGCGCTGGAGTGGTCGGTGGAGAGTTCAGGCATTGATGGCTCCTTGCCGCGGTGCGGCAGTGCGGGTGGGCGTGGTGGACGGGGGGCGGCCGGGTGGCCGGCGGGCTCAGCCCACGGAGTTCTCCATCTGGAGCTCGATGAGTCGGTTGAGCTCCAGGGCGTACTCCATGGGCAGCTCGCGGGCGATGGGCTCGACGAAGCCGCGCACGATCGTGGCCATGGCCTCGGTCTCGGTCAGCCCGCGCTGCATGAGGTAGAAGAGCTGGTCGGCGCTGACCTTGGAGACGGTGGCCTCGTGGCCCATCTCGACGTCGTCGTTGCGCACATCCACGTAGGGGTAGGTGTCGGAGCGGGAGATCTCGTCGACCAGAAGCGCGTCGCACAGCACGTTGGACTTCGAGTGGCGCGCGTTCTTCATGATCTGGACCAGGCCGCGGTAGGCCGAGCGGCCCCCGTGGCGGGCGATGGACTTCGAGACGATGTGGCTGGAGGTGTGGGGCGCCATGTGGACCATCTTGGCGCCGGTGTCCTGGTGCTGGCCCTCACCGGCGAAGGCGATGGACAGGGCCTCGCCGCGGGAGTGGGGGCCCATGAGGAAGACGGCCGGGTACTTCATGTTGCGCTTGGAGCCGATATTGCCGTCGATCCACTCCATGGTGGCGCCCTCGGCGCAGGTGGCGCGCTGGGTGACCAGGTTGTAGACGTTGTTGGACCAGTTCTGGATGGTGGTGTAGCGCACGCGGGCGTTCTTCTTGACCACGATCTCCACGATCGCCGAGTGCAGGGAGTCGGTGGAGTAGATGGGGGCCGTGCAGCCCTCGACGTAGTGGACGTAGGAGTCCTCGTCGGCGATGATGAGGGTGCGCTCGAACTGGCCCATGTTCTCGGTGTTGATCCGGAAGTAGGCCTGCAGGGGGATCTCGACCTTGACGCCCTTGGGCACGTAGATGAAGGAGCCCCCGGACCACACCGCGGTGTTGAGGGCGGCGAACTTGTTGTCCCCGGCGGGGATGACGGTGCCGAAGTACTCCTGGACCAGCTCGGGGTACTCGCGCACGGCGGTGTCGGTGTCCACGAAGATGACGCCCTGCTCCTCCAGGTCACCGCGGATCTGGTGGTAGACGACCTCGGACTCGTACTGGGCGGCCACGCCGGCCACGAGGCGCTCGCGCTCGGCCTCGGGGATGCCGATGCGGTCGTAGGTGTTCCTGATGTCCTCGGGCAGGTCGTCCCAGGAGGTGGCGGGGCGGTCGGTGGAGCGCACGTAGTACTTCACCGAGTCCATGTCCAGGTCGGACAGGTCCACGCCCCAGGTGGGCATGGGCTTGCGCTCGAAGGTGCGGTAGGCCTTGAGGCGCTTGTCGAGCATCCACTGGGGCTCGCCCTTGATGGCGGAGATCTCCCTGACGACCTGCTCGTCCAGGCCGCGCTTGGCCTTGGACCCGGCCTCATCGGAGTCGTGCCACCCGAAGTCGTAGCTCGTCGAGATCGAGTCGATGATCTCGTCGTCGGTGCTGCGCACAGTCTCGGTGGTGGGCGTTGTCATCGGGTTCCTTCCGTTCGCTTGGCCTGCTGGCTGCGAGTCCTTGCGGCCCGCACGGCGCGCTTGCGCAGGGCGGGCATGGCGATGGGTATGTGGGTGGTGCACACGTGCTCGCCGCCGGCCAGGGTGGCCAGGCGCTGCACGGGAACACCGACGAGTCGTGAGATGGCCTGGGTCTCGGCGTCGCACAGCTCGTGGAACTCCCCGGCGACCTCGCGCACCGGGCAGTGCCCCTGACACAGCTGGACGGCGTAGGAGCCGTCGCCGACGTCGCGCACCGAGGCCGCGTAGCCGTCCAGGGTCAGGGCATCAGCCAGGGCCCGGGCCCGCTCGCCGGGGTCCTTGCCGGCGGCCTCGACGACGGCGGAGTAGCGGCGCTCCAGGTCGCGGCCGCGGGCGGCGGCGAAGGAGTCTACCGCACCGTCCCCGGCGACCTGGGAGAGGTAGCGCAGGGCCCGGTTGGCCAGGTCGGAGTAGCCCTCGGCGAAGGAGGTGCGGGCCGTGGGGGTGAGCACGTAGTGGCGGGCGGGCCGGCCGCGCCCGCGCTTGCCGGAGGTGGCGGGGCTGTGGACCTCGATCTGCCCCTTCTCCTCCAGGGAGGTGATGTGGCGGCGCACGGCGGCAGGGGTGAGCTGAAGGACCTTGGCGAGCTGGGCGGCGGAGACCGGCCCCTTCTCCGCGAT belongs to Actinomyces capricornis and includes:
- a CDS encoding SufB/SufD family protein, which translates into the protein MPELSTDHSSAALEGAHSHGGPRYVSSRADRPTSFDPADIPVPRGKEEEWRFTPMKRFAPLFDLEALSAPRDAEPLSIEADLPQGAALETVERQDPRLGVVGAPVDRTGVTAWAAFTTATVLTLAPGAVLERAARLSIVGGDEELAHPTAQHLRVIAEAGSRGTVILDHTGTAALTQGVEITVADGAELTLVTVQGWQDVAVHASNHRVQVQGRGVLKHVVVSLGGDVRICPDLGFAGEGGSIDAYGVYFTDAGQHQEHRPYVAHTEPHCYSRVTYKGALQGEGAHAVWVGDCLIGAAARGTDTYELNRNLVLTPGAKADSVPNLEIENGNIEGAGHASATGRFDDEQLFYLRARGITESEARRLVVLGFFNEIVAEIGVPEVEERLMSAIEHELELTGVIEARQSPQD
- the sufB gene encoding Fe-S cluster assembly protein SufB; translation: MTTPTTETVRSTDDEIIDSISTSYDFGWHDSDEAGSKAKRGLDEQVVREISAIKGEPQWMLDKRLKAYRTFERKPMPTWGVDLSDLDMDSVKYYVRSTDRPATSWDDLPEDIRNTYDRIGIPEAERERLVAGVAAQYESEVVYHQIRGDLEEQGVIFVDTDTAVREYPELVQEYFGTVIPAGDNKFAALNTAVWSGGSFIYVPKGVKVEIPLQAYFRINTENMGQFERTLIIADEDSYVHYVEGCTAPIYSTDSLHSAIVEIVVKKNARVRYTTIQNWSNNVYNLVTQRATCAEGATMEWIDGNIGSKRNMKYPAVFLMGPHSRGEALSIAFAGEGQHQDTGAKMVHMAPHTSSHIVSKSIARHGGRSAYRGLVQIMKNARHSKSNVLCDALLVDEISRSDTYPYVDVRNDDVEMGHEATVSKVSADQLFYLMQRGLTETEAMATIVRGFVEPIARELPMEYALELNRLIELQMENSVG
- a CDS encoding helix-turn-helix transcriptional regulator, whose translation is MVQADEEPTRARVLDLIAEKGPVSAAQLAKVLQLTPAAVRRHITSLEEKGQIEVHSPATSGKRGRGRPARHYVLTPTARTSFAEGYSDLANRALRYLSQVAGDGAVDSFAAARGRDLERRYSAVVEAAGKDPGERARALADALTLDGYAASVRDVGDGSYAVQLCQGHCPVREVAGEFHELCDAETQAISRLVGVPVQRLATLAGGEHVCTTHIPIAMPALRKRAVRAARTRSQQAKRTEGTR